A single Anatilimnocola floriformis DNA region contains:
- a CDS encoding Gfo/Idh/MocA family protein → MRKIRTALIGCGKVGQTHALALSQLAESEFVAVCDAQLGRAQAFAEQYHVQAFDSVPEMLRAANVEAVTICTPHPLHEQPCLQAAAAGAHVLIEKPLAASLEACDRMIAAAAKNNVQLAVISQRRLFEPVQRMKAAIDAGKIGRPILGTFAMFSWRDQAYYESDPWRGKWSTEGGGVLVNQSPHQLDLLQWLMGEIDEVSGYWANLNHPYIEVEDTATAMIRFKSGALGSIVTSLSQRPGINTKVHIHGSNGASVGVQTDTGASFVAGMTSITEPPLNDVWTIPGEEHLLADFITADRAHFAQIDATQYYHRLQIQDFLQAVRDNRRPLVTGEEGRIVVAMFTAIYRSNELQRPVKFRL, encoded by the coding sequence ATGCGAAAAATCCGTACCGCTCTGATCGGCTGTGGCAAAGTTGGACAGACGCATGCGCTGGCCTTGAGCCAACTTGCCGAATCGGAATTCGTTGCTGTCTGTGACGCTCAGCTGGGGCGAGCGCAGGCTTTTGCTGAACAATACCACGTGCAGGCCTTCGACTCGGTGCCGGAGATGCTGCGAGCGGCGAATGTGGAAGCCGTGACCATCTGCACGCCGCATCCATTGCATGAGCAGCCGTGTCTGCAAGCGGCGGCGGCCGGCGCGCATGTGCTGATCGAGAAACCATTGGCTGCGTCGCTCGAGGCTTGCGATCGGATGATCGCAGCCGCGGCAAAAAACAACGTGCAACTGGCCGTCATCAGTCAGCGGCGGTTGTTCGAGCCCGTGCAGCGGATGAAGGCCGCCATCGACGCCGGCAAGATCGGCAGGCCGATTCTCGGCACGTTTGCGATGTTCAGCTGGCGCGATCAGGCCTACTACGAGTCGGATCCGTGGCGCGGCAAATGGTCGACGGAGGGTGGCGGCGTGCTAGTGAATCAATCGCCGCATCAACTCGACCTGCTGCAATGGCTGATGGGTGAGATCGACGAAGTGAGCGGCTACTGGGCGAACCTCAATCATCCTTACATCGAGGTCGAAGATACCGCCACGGCGATGATCCGCTTCAAATCGGGCGCGCTCGGCAGCATCGTGACGAGTCTTTCGCAACGCCCCGGCATCAACACCAAGGTGCACATCCACGGCAGCAACGGCGCGAGCGTCGGCGTGCAAACCGACACCGGCGCGTCGTTCGTCGCCGGCATGACTTCGATCACCGAACCGCCGCTGAACGACGTCTGGACGATCCCCGGCGAAGAACACCTGCTTGCCGATTTCATCACGGCCGATCGCGCTCACTTCGCGCAAATCGACGCGACGCAGTACTATCACCGGCTGCAGATTCAAGACTTTCTGCAAGCCGTGCGCGACAACCGGCGACCACTCGTCACCGGCGAAGAAGGGCGGATCGTCGTCGCCATGTTTACCGCGATTTACCGGTCGAATGAACTGCAACGACCGGTGAAGTTTCGGCTTTAG
- a CDS encoding 3-isopropylmalate dehydrogenase, which produces MANTLNLAVIPGDGTGPEVTAEALKVLDAVSKLEKFSYTTKFFDWGGERYLKTGETLPPGGVEELKKHDAVYLGAVGHPDVKPGVLEKGLLLELRFQLDQYVNLRPVKLFPGVECPLVGKGPEHIDFVVVRENTEDMYAGIGGWLKKNTADEVATQTAVYTRKGCERIIRWAFQYTQKRNNPKGKMLTLVAKTNVLTYGHDLWWRTFQDVQKEFPDVKADYNHVDACCMWMVKNPEYYDVIVTTNMFGDIITDLGAMIQGGLGVAAGGNINPDKGGLSMYEPMGGSAPKYTGQNVINPIAAIGAMSMLLEHSGYPAAGARVMKAIQVVTGTKMKSQNAGKMGYGTKEVGDLVVGAL; this is translated from the coding sequence GTGGCAAACACGCTCAACCTGGCCGTGATCCCCGGCGATGGCACCGGCCCCGAAGTGACCGCAGAAGCCCTCAAGGTGCTCGACGCCGTCAGCAAACTTGAAAAGTTCAGCTACACGACGAAGTTCTTCGACTGGGGTGGCGAACGCTACCTCAAGACCGGCGAAACCCTGCCGCCGGGCGGTGTCGAAGAGCTGAAGAAGCACGACGCCGTTTATCTCGGCGCGGTCGGCCATCCCGACGTGAAGCCGGGCGTCCTCGAAAAGGGCCTGCTCCTCGAGCTCCGCTTTCAGCTCGATCAATACGTCAATCTTCGCCCGGTGAAGCTGTTCCCCGGCGTCGAATGCCCACTCGTCGGCAAGGGCCCGGAGCACATCGATTTCGTGGTTGTCCGCGAAAATACGGAAGACATGTACGCGGGCATCGGCGGCTGGTTGAAGAAGAACACAGCCGATGAAGTTGCCACGCAAACGGCCGTTTACACCCGTAAGGGTTGCGAACGAATCATTCGCTGGGCGTTTCAGTACACGCAGAAGCGCAACAACCCGAAGGGGAAGATGCTGACGCTCGTCGCCAAAACGAACGTGCTGACCTACGGCCACGACCTGTGGTGGCGGACGTTCCAGGACGTGCAGAAGGAATTCCCCGACGTGAAGGCCGACTACAACCACGTCGATGCCTGCTGCATGTGGATGGTGAAGAACCCCGAGTACTACGACGTGATCGTGACGACGAACATGTTCGGCGACATCATCACCGATCTGGGCGCCATGATCCAAGGCGGCCTCGGCGTCGCTGCCGGCGGCAATATCAATCCCGATAAGGGCGGCTTGTCGATGTACGAACCGATGGGCGGCAGCGCTCCGAAGTACACCGGCCAGAACGTCATCAACCCGATCGCCGCGATCGGCGCGATGAGCATGCTGCTGGAACACAGCGGCTATCCCGCCGCCGGCGCCCGCGTGATGAAGGCCATCCAAGTCGTGACCGGCACGAAGATGAAGAGCCAAAACGCCGGCAAAATGGGCTACGGCACGAAGGAAGTAGGCGACTTGGTGGTTGGAGCGTTGTAG
- a CDS encoding DUF1559 domain-containing protein, producing MSRKGLTLVEAIVVIIVLVVLVALFLPVHRGAPHAARRMQCGNNMKQLVLGLQNYHDIFLQLPYGARSRTTSDNDERSFGSSWIVATLPFCEQRPLFDKVYGIDLADPANDYASDAVRQLALNAKIKYLLCPSSQLPEMQQAGGFSIVLPSYAGIMGATEHSGMDITAIDQYQRIVVGPFGGHAAANGMLPINESLKFEDCKDGTANTIIVGEVSDWYYDNKGTKQNPALSAIDPQSKGRIPGGWLAGTNLDFKVEKDGKPVPADRVFNLITLDQSVGTNNRGGIKDGHPNWGTSGVGRCGLNNPLLSAHPAGAMVGFLDGHVLLLTKQVSPHIVKRLAIRDDGGEIPDF from the coding sequence ATGTCACGAAAGGGACTGACCCTCGTTGAAGCGATCGTCGTGATCATCGTTCTCGTTGTCCTCGTTGCCCTGTTCTTACCGGTGCACCGTGGCGCGCCGCATGCCGCTCGACGCATGCAATGTGGCAACAACATGAAGCAGCTGGTGCTCGGGCTGCAAAACTACCACGACATCTTTCTGCAACTGCCGTACGGCGCTCGCTCGCGCACGACATCCGATAACGACGAGCGTTCGTTCGGCTCCTCTTGGATCGTGGCGACACTGCCGTTCTGCGAGCAACGGCCGTTGTTCGACAAGGTCTACGGCATCGATCTAGCCGATCCCGCCAACGATTATGCGAGCGATGCTGTCCGGCAGCTCGCCTTGAATGCGAAGATCAAATACCTGCTGTGCCCCTCTAGCCAACTGCCCGAAATGCAACAGGCCGGCGGCTTTTCGATTGTCCTGCCTTCGTACGCCGGCATCATGGGCGCCACTGAGCACTCTGGAATGGACATCACCGCCATCGATCAATATCAGCGGATCGTGGTCGGTCCCTTCGGTGGCCACGCCGCGGCGAATGGCATGTTGCCGATCAACGAATCGCTGAAATTCGAAGATTGCAAAGACGGCACAGCGAACACGATCATCGTCGGCGAAGTTTCGGACTGGTATTACGACAATAAGGGGACCAAACAGAATCCCGCGCTCAGCGCAATCGATCCACAATCCAAAGGTCGGATTCCCGGCGGCTGGCTGGCCGGCACGAATCTCGATTTCAAAGTCGAGAAAGACGGCAAGCCGGTTCCCGCCGATCGCGTGTTCAATCTCATCACGCTCGACCAATCCGTGGGAACAAACAATCGCGGCGGCATCAAAGACGGCCATCCCAACTGGGGCACTTCGGGCGTGGGCCGATGCGGCTTGAACAATCCGCTCTTGTCAGCGCATCCCGCCGGCGCGATGGTCGGATTTCTCGACGGCCATGTGCTGTTGCTGACGAAGCAAGTATCGCCGCACATCGTCAAGCGGCTGGCGATCCGCGACGATGGTGGGGAGATTCCAGATTTTTAA
- a CDS encoding DUF1501 domain-containing protein, which produces MNYEDQLLRAGYLSRRDMLTRAGTGFGALALAGLLGKEQAAKSAEQKKPHHPQMATSVIFLFMEGGPSAMDTFDPKPTLNKLAGQQLPASFKPIILAMGEKNPPLMASKRKWKQHGEGGLWVSDWYPHVAECADDLCVVRSCISDGINHSGGVCQMNTGSTLGGRPSLGSWVSYGLGTENQNLPGFVVLEDNPGQVINGPRNWGAGFMPAVYQGTALQNGPEPIRNLATPKEVSGAAQEHKLALLRELNQKHASERRDQSELDARIASYELAFRMQAEAPEAVDLAQETEETQRLYGLDNAKTQNFGRMCLLARRMVERGVRFVQLYSGSGSKWDAHSDIEKNHGTNCGATDKPIAGLLTDLKRRGLLKNTLVVWGGEFGRTPQSEKGNGRDHNPAGFTMWLAGGGVRGGRTVGTTDEIGLHAVEDRLHVHDFHATILRVLGLDNMALTYLHKGRPERPTLNEGGPCEKIIAG; this is translated from the coding sequence ATGAACTACGAAGATCAACTCCTCCGCGCCGGTTATCTCTCGCGTCGCGACATGCTCACGCGGGCTGGCACTGGCTTTGGTGCGCTCGCCCTCGCCGGTTTGCTCGGCAAAGAGCAGGCGGCCAAATCGGCCGAGCAAAAGAAGCCGCATCATCCGCAAATGGCGACGAGCGTCATCTTCCTCTTCATGGAAGGTGGCCCGAGCGCGATGGATACCTTCGATCCCAAGCCCACGCTGAACAAGCTCGCCGGCCAGCAGCTGCCCGCCTCATTCAAGCCGATCATCCTCGCCATGGGCGAGAAGAATCCGCCGCTGATGGCTTCGAAGCGGAAGTGGAAACAACACGGCGAAGGTGGCTTGTGGGTCAGCGATTGGTATCCGCATGTCGCCGAATGTGCCGATGACCTGTGCGTCGTCCGCTCGTGCATCAGCGACGGCATCAACCACTCGGGTGGCGTGTGCCAGATGAACACCGGCAGCACCCTCGGCGGCCGGCCGTCGCTCGGCTCGTGGGTCAGCTATGGCCTCGGCACGGAGAATCAAAACCTGCCGGGCTTCGTCGTGCTCGAAGACAACCCCGGCCAGGTGATCAACGGTCCGCGCAACTGGGGCGCCGGTTTCATGCCCGCCGTTTATCAAGGGACCGCACTGCAGAACGGCCCGGAACCGATTCGCAATCTAGCCACTCCCAAGGAAGTTTCCGGCGCGGCGCAGGAACACAAGCTCGCGCTGCTCCGCGAACTGAATCAAAAGCACGCTTCGGAGCGTCGTGATCAAAGCGAACTCGACGCCCGCATCGCGAGCTACGAACTCGCCTTCCGCATGCAAGCCGAAGCGCCGGAAGCAGTCGACCTGGCGCAAGAGACCGAAGAGACGCAACGGCTCTACGGCCTAGATAATGCCAAGACGCAGAACTTCGGCCGGATGTGCCTGCTCGCTCGGCGGATGGTCGAGCGGGGTGTGCGGTTTGTGCAGCTCTACTCAGGCTCCGGCAGCAAGTGGGATGCTCATAGCGACATCGAAAAGAATCACGGCACGAACTGCGGCGCCACGGACAAGCCGATCGCCGGTTTGCTCACCGATCTCAAACGCCGCGGTCTGCTGAAGAACACGCTCGTCGTCTGGGGCGGCGAGTTTGGCCGCACGCCACAAAGCGAAAAAGGAAACGGCCGCGATCACAACCCCGCTGGTTTCACCATGTGGCTCGCCGGCGGCGGAGTGCGCGGCGGTCGAACCGTCGGCACGACCGACGAGATCGGCCTGCATGCTGTCGAAGACCGCCTGCACGTCCACGACTTCCACGCGACCATCCTCCGAGTCCTCGGCCTCGACAACATGGCCCTGACCTACCTCCACAAAGGTCGCCCCGAACGCCCCACGCTGAATGAAGGCGGGCCGTGCGAGAAGATCATCGCGGGGTGA
- a CDS encoding PSD1 and planctomycete cytochrome C domain-containing protein, with amino-acid sequence MRCSILSNRSLLSLACAGWLCLLAIRFASAAEPKSAPTPEQLKFFEEKVRPVLATNCFKCHGEEKQKGDLRLDLHEALLTGGESGPAIVPGNPKESLLLDAVNYSSLEMPPDGKLSESEIEILTTWVKIGAPWPKEHGGAGPGLRKVRDKITAADREYWAFQPVRRAALPEVESDSWSRGPIDRFLLARQQQDQLQPAPEAERGTLIRRVSFDLTGLPPTASEIAEFQNDTSPDAYERLVDRLLARPQHGEQWARHWLDLVRYAESDGYKQDDYRPQAWRYRDYVIRSINQDKPYPQFIREQLAGDELEQQTPDALVATGYLRLGIYEYNQRDVKGQWSVILNDITDVTSDVFLGMGLSCARCHDHKFDPILQKDYFALQAFFTPIMQRDDVTICSPNERTEYQQKLAAWEMRGNDILKELAELERQPLKNAATSQLGRFPDDIVPILFKEAAERTPYEQQLYALAFRQAKEEQDKIDFTKKLTGEKKDRWIELKEQLKELGDRPQPLPTAMTVSDVGPQAPPTMVPGKPRLGEVLPAIPTVLCTVQNSTAQNNSEVTAAAPMPPASLAANSNSTGRRTALAQWMGNDDNPLTPRVLANRLWQHHFGKGLCESPSDFGRLGQPPSHPALLDWLAKDFVEQGWNWKYLHRQIVTSAAYRQVSHGPETAASAKADPFNRLLARMPVRRLSAEQIRDSSLAVAGELNLSSGGPAVDAAKARRSVYVKVRRNVRDPLLDVFDVADGLSTMPTRNVTTTPIQALLMINGPWMISRGKAATTVIRGQGIKELDQQVISLYVQILGREPDDGELSAAVKFLSKKNEGKETSLADLAHVLLNSNEFVYVD; translated from the coding sequence ATGCGCTGTTCGATTCTCTCCAATCGCAGTCTGTTGTCGTTGGCCTGCGCTGGTTGGCTGTGTCTGTTGGCGATTCGTTTCGCGTCAGCCGCCGAACCCAAGTCCGCGCCGACGCCCGAACAGCTGAAGTTCTTTGAAGAGAAAGTTCGGCCTGTTCTCGCCACTAATTGCTTCAAATGCCACGGCGAAGAAAAGCAGAAAGGCGACCTGCGGCTCGATCTGCATGAAGCACTCCTCACCGGCGGCGAATCGGGCCCAGCGATCGTCCCTGGCAATCCGAAGGAAAGCCTGCTGCTCGATGCGGTGAATTACTCTTCGCTCGAAATGCCTCCTGACGGCAAGCTGAGCGAAAGTGAAATCGAAATCCTCACCACCTGGGTCAAAATCGGCGCACCTTGGCCGAAGGAACATGGCGGCGCTGGGCCGGGCCTGCGGAAGGTCCGCGATAAGATCACCGCAGCCGATCGCGAGTACTGGGCCTTTCAACCCGTTCGCCGTGCGGCGCTGCCGGAAGTTGAAAGCGACAGCTGGAGCCGCGGCCCCATCGATCGTTTTCTGCTCGCCCGCCAACAGCAAGACCAACTGCAGCCGGCCCCCGAAGCCGAGCGCGGCACGCTCATCCGTCGTGTGTCGTTCGATCTGACCGGTTTGCCGCCGACGGCGAGCGAGATTGCCGAATTTCAAAACGACACGAGCCCCGATGCCTACGAGCGACTGGTCGATCGACTCCTCGCCCGCCCGCAGCACGGCGAACAATGGGCCCGCCATTGGCTCGACCTGGTTCGTTACGCCGAATCGGACGGTTACAAGCAAGACGACTATCGTCCGCAGGCCTGGCGGTATCGTGATTACGTCATTCGCTCGATCAATCAAGACAAGCCGTACCCGCAGTTCATCCGCGAGCAACTCGCCGGTGATGAACTTGAGCAGCAAACGCCCGACGCCCTCGTGGCCACTGGCTATCTCCGCCTCGGCATCTACGAATACAACCAGCGCGACGTGAAGGGTCAATGGAGTGTCATTCTCAACGACATCACCGACGTCACGTCCGATGTGTTCCTCGGCATGGGCTTGAGCTGTGCCCGCTGCCACGATCACAAGTTCGATCCGATCCTGCAAAAGGATTATTTCGCGCTGCAAGCCTTCTTCACGCCGATCATGCAGCGCGATGACGTGACCATTTGCTCGCCGAATGAGCGAACCGAATATCAGCAGAAGCTGGCCGCGTGGGAAATGCGCGGCAACGACATTCTGAAGGAGCTCGCCGAGCTCGAACGCCAGCCGCTGAAGAACGCGGCCACTTCGCAGCTCGGCCGATTTCCGGATGACATCGTGCCGATCCTCTTCAAGGAAGCCGCCGAGCGAACTCCGTATGAACAACAGCTCTACGCCCTCGCTTTCCGCCAGGCGAAAGAAGAGCAAGACAAAATCGATTTCACGAAGAAGCTGACCGGCGAAAAGAAAGATCGTTGGATCGAGCTCAAAGAACAGTTGAAGGAACTCGGCGATCGTCCCCAACCGCTGCCGACAGCCATGACGGTTAGCGATGTCGGTCCGCAAGCGCCACCGACGATGGTTCCCGGCAAGCCGCGACTTGGCGAAGTCTTGCCGGCGATTCCCACCGTGCTGTGTACAGTGCAAAACAGCACAGCGCAGAACAATAGTGAAGTCACCGCGGCAGCTCCGATGCCACCCGCTTCACTGGCTGCGAATTCAAATTCCACAGGCCGACGCACCGCGCTTGCGCAGTGGATGGGCAACGACGACAATCCCCTCACGCCGCGAGTGCTCGCCAATCGTTTGTGGCAGCATCACTTCGGCAAGGGCCTGTGCGAATCGCCCAGCGACTTCGGCCGTCTTGGTCAGCCGCCGAGTCATCCTGCGCTGCTCGATTGGTTGGCAAAAGATTTCGTCGAACAAGGTTGGAACTGGAAATATCTCCACCGCCAGATCGTAACCTCGGCCGCTTATCGGCAGGTGTCGCACGGGCCGGAAACGGCTGCCTCGGCGAAGGCCGATCCTTTCAATCGCTTGCTCGCTCGTATGCCGGTGCGTCGGTTGTCAGCAGAACAAATTCGCGACAGCAGTCTGGCCGTGGCCGGCGAACTGAACCTCAGCAGTGGCGGCCCCGCAGTCGATGCGGCCAAGGCCCGTCGCAGCGTGTATGTGAAAGTGCGCCGCAACGTTCGTGATCCGCTGCTCGATGTATTCGATGTCGCCGACGGCTTGTCGACGATGCCGACCCGCAACGTGACGACCACGCCGATCCAAGCCCTGCTGATGATCAACGGCCCATGGATGATCAGCCGCGGCAAGGCAGCGACGACGGTCATTCGCGGCCAAGGAATCAAGGAACTCGATCAACAAGTGATCTCCCTCTATGTGCAGATTCTCGGCCGTGAACCAGACGACGGCGAACTGTCGGCTGCCGTGAAGTTCTTGTCGAAGAAGAACGAAGGGAAAGAAACGTCCCTCGCCGACCTGGCCCACGTCCTGCTGAATTCGAATGAGTTTGTGTACGTGGACTGA
- a CDS encoding succinate dehydrogenase cytochrome b558 subunit encodes MKEAPTEAPQGTFLSRNEFLLRRLHSLSGIIPVGAYMVVHLLTNSTILDSALTFQKNVYTIHSLGSLLPLVEWVFIFIPLLFHAIFGVVIIRGGLPNNSTYKYSSNVRYTLQRATGMIAFVFIMWHVFHMHGWIHSEWWTKGVAAPLGGYSFRPYNAASSAAEALSPLIVQILYAIGILSCVFHLANGIWTFGITWGVWITPAAQQRATIGATVFGVLLSIVGLSALGGFATKSKDQIKQMREDENKMYEMKTASGDVTKDDHKRWHAPAAEAKAHDPNAPEPPKAAEEK; translated from the coding sequence GTGAAAGAAGCTCCGACCGAAGCTCCCCAGGGGACCTTTCTCTCTCGCAACGAGTTTTTGCTTCGCCGGTTGCACTCGCTCAGCGGCATTATCCCGGTCGGGGCGTACATGGTGGTGCACTTGCTCACCAACTCGACCATTCTCGATAGCGCCCTGACGTTTCAAAAGAACGTTTACACCATTCACAGCCTGGGCTCGCTCCTGCCGCTGGTAGAATGGGTGTTCATTTTCATTCCGCTCCTGTTCCACGCCATCTTCGGCGTCGTGATCATTCGCGGCGGCCTGCCGAACAACAGCACGTACAAATACAGCAGCAACGTTCGCTACACGCTGCAACGGGCGACCGGCATGATCGCCTTTGTGTTCATCATGTGGCACGTCTTCCACATGCACGGCTGGATTCATTCGGAATGGTGGACCAAGGGAGTCGCCGCTCCGCTCGGTGGCTATAGCTTCCGTCCGTACAACGCGGCCTCGTCGGCAGCCGAAGCTCTTTCGCCGCTGATCGTGCAAATCCTCTACGCCATCGGCATCCTGTCTTGCGTCTTCCACCTGGCCAACGGCATTTGGACGTTCGGCATTACGTGGGGCGTGTGGATCACTCCTGCCGCCCAGCAGCGGGCAACGATCGGTGCGACGGTCTTTGGCGTGCTGCTGTCGATCGTGGGTCTGAGTGCTCTCGGCGGTTTTGCCACGAAGAGCAAGGACCAGATCAAGCAGATGCGGGAAGACGAAAACAAGATGTATGAAATGAAAACCGCCTCGGGCGATGTGACCAAGGACGATCACAAGCGTTGGCATGCACCAGCTGCTGAAGCTAAAGCGCATGATCCCAATGCACCGGAACCGCCGAAGGCGGCGGAAGAGAAATAG
- the sdhA gene encoding succinate dehydrogenase flavoprotein subunit, translating to MAKQRVLIVGGGLAGLAAAMKLAELDIAVDLMSLTPVKRSHSVCAQGGINSVNDLTRQQGDNEYLHLDDTVYGGDFLQHQPPVKEMTVWGPKIIELLDRLGVTFNRTPEGYLDRRRFGGTLFKRTAFAGATTGQQLLYGLDEQVRRWETEGKIKKYEFWDFCGPVLDDNGVCRGAIGQDLNTMEMRAFPADAVIVASGGPGLIYGRSTMSMVCTGSAASRCFQAGAKFGNGEFIQVHPTAIPGADKLRLMSESARGEGGRVWVPKKPQDGRDPLTIPENERYYFLEERYPKYKNLVPRDIATREIFDICVNEGLSVEQDRLAVYLDLTHIPRAELNRKLGGILEIYEKFQGVDPRANPMKIFPAVHYSMGGLWVDYAKSGNGGLTVGSPKNQVTNIPNLYAIGECDYQYHGANRLGANSLLSCIFSGLITAPGIETLLKGTKTAASELPSSLFERALKQQQARHNELLKRPAGGSNPYLIHQELGDVMTKAATVVRRNDQLRDAVAKVKELHEKSHKCSLSDSGNWTNQNVVFTKSLIDMFPLALTILEGALARDESRGAHYKPDFSFKPLTATEPAERRRQAEKWCDEFDANNDKWLKSTIATWDGKEVKLSYEDVDTSIVTPRPRLYGLVGAEEIEKVWKERQAAKEQAAGSNGNGAASKTAMAGAH from the coding sequence ATGGCAAAGCAACGCGTTCTCATCGTCGGTGGCGGTCTCGCTGGTTTGGCAGCCGCCATGAAGCTGGCCGAGCTCGACATTGCAGTCGACCTGATGAGCCTCACGCCGGTCAAGCGCTCGCACAGCGTGTGCGCGCAGGGCGGCATCAACAGCGTGAACGATCTCACGCGGCAGCAGGGCGATAACGAATACCTCCACCTCGACGACACCGTCTACGGTGGCGACTTCCTGCAGCATCAACCGCCGGTCAAAGAAATGACCGTCTGGGGCCCGAAGATTATCGAGCTGCTCGATCGCTTGGGCGTTACCTTCAACCGCACTCCCGAAGGTTATCTCGATCGCCGGCGCTTCGGCGGTACGCTCTTCAAGCGGACGGCTTTTGCCGGCGCGACCACGGGTCAACAGCTGTTGTACGGTCTCGACGAACAAGTTCGTCGCTGGGAAACCGAAGGCAAAATCAAGAAGTACGAGTTCTGGGATTTCTGCGGTCCGGTGCTCGACGACAACGGCGTGTGCCGCGGCGCGATCGGCCAAGATCTCAACACGATGGAAATGCGGGCCTTTCCCGCCGATGCCGTGATCGTCGCTTCGGGCGGTCCGGGTTTGATTTACGGCCGGTCGACGATGTCGATGGTCTGCACCGGCAGCGCTGCGAGTCGTTGCTTCCAAGCCGGCGCGAAGTTCGGCAACGGTGAGTTCATTCAAGTTCACCCCACTGCTATTCCCGGCGCTGACAAGCTCCGCCTGATGAGCGAATCGGCCCGCGGTGAAGGTGGCCGCGTGTGGGTGCCGAAGAAGCCGCAGGATGGCCGCGATCCGCTGACGATTCCTGAAAACGAACGGTACTACTTCCTCGAAGAACGCTATCCCAAGTACAAAAACCTGGTGCCGCGCGATATCGCTACCCGCGAAATCTTCGACATCTGCGTCAACGAAGGCTTGAGCGTCGAACAAGACCGCCTCGCCGTTTATCTCGACCTGACGCACATTCCGCGAGCCGAACTCAATCGCAAGCTGGGCGGCATTCTCGAGATCTATGAGAAGTTCCAAGGGGTCGATCCCCGTGCGAACCCGATGAAGATTTTCCCTGCCGTCCATTATTCGATGGGCGGTCTGTGGGTCGACTACGCCAAGAGCGGCAACGGCGGCTTGACGGTGGGTTCGCCGAAGAACCAGGTCACGAACATCCCGAACCTCTACGCCATCGGCGAATGCGACTATCAATATCACGGCGCCAATCGCCTTGGTGCGAACTCGCTGTTGAGCTGCATTTTCAGCGGCCTCATCACTGCCCCGGGCATCGAGACGCTGCTGAAGGGTACGAAGACGGCTGCTTCGGAACTGCCGTCATCGCTGTTCGAGCGGGCTTTGAAGCAACAGCAGGCCCGTCACAACGAACTTCTCAAGCGGCCCGCTGGCGGCTCGAATCCTTATCTCATCCACCAAGAGCTCGGCGATGTAATGACGAAGGCCGCCACGGTCGTGCGTCGCAACGATCAGCTCCGCGATGCGGTTGCCAAGGTCAAGGAGTTGCACGAGAAGTCGCACAAGTGCAGCCTGTCGGACAGCGGCAACTGGACGAACCAGAACGTGGTCTTCACCAAGTCGCTGATCGACATGTTCCCGCTGGCCCTCACCATTCTTGAAGGGGCCCTCGCTCGCGATGAAAGCCGCGGCGCTCACTACAAGCCCGATTTCTCCTTCAAGCCCCTCACCGCCACCGAACCAGCCGAGCGTCGTCGCCAGGCCGAGAAGTGGTGCGACGAGTTCGACGCCAACAACGACAAGTGGTTGAAGTCGACCATCGCCACCTGGGACGGCAAGGAAGTAAAGCTCAGCTACGAGGATGTCGATACTTCGATCGTCACGCCGCGGCCGCGTCTGTACGGCCTCGTTGGCGCCGAAGAGATCGAAAAGGTCTGGAAAGAACGCCAAGCCGCCAAAGAACAAGCCGCCGGCAGCAACGGCAACGGTGCCGCTAGCAAAACTGCAATGGCTGGAGCGCACTAA